From the genome of Populus alba chromosome 10, ASM523922v2, whole genome shotgun sequence, one region includes:
- the LOC118044658 gene encoding IAA-amino acid hydrolase ILR1-like 4, with protein sequence MDKWVVRSSIFLLFIAMSLAFRFSLNPEGKHFDSLLTCQNNNNNNISSSSYLKERIVELANDPHTVDWMKKIRRQIHENPELAFEEFETSKLIRQQLDQMGIAYRWPVARTGVVATLGSGSSPFVALRADMDALPIQEMVEWEHKSKVDGKMHACGHDAHAAMLLGAARILKQLQDTLQGTVVLIFQPAEEQGQGGKDMIAEGVLDNVDAIFGLHTVHRYPTGVVASRPGEFLAGCGSFKAKIIGKGGHAAIPHDSIDPILAASTAVISLQNIVSREIDPLDSQVVSVAMIHGGTAFNVIPDSATVEGTFRAFSKKSFNALRERIKEVIEGQAAVHRCTCEVNFTGTEHPIIPPTVNDARIYEHVRRVSIDIVGEGNVELAPVFMGSEDFAFYLDKVPGSFLFLGMRNEKVGSIYHPHSPYYTIDEDVFPIGASIYAVVAHSYLSNSTRKLNSYD encoded by the exons ATGGACAAATGGGTGGTGCGTAGTAGcattttccttctcttcattGCCATGTCCTTAGCCTTTCGATTTTCTCTAAACCCAGAAGGGAAACACTTTGATTCTCTTCTAACatgccaaaataataataataataatatatcttcttcttcatattTGAAAGAGCGGATAGTTGAGTTGGCTAATGATCCACACACGGTTGACTGGATGAAGAAGATTAGGAGACAAATTCATGAGAACCctgaacttgcttttgaagaGTTTGAGACAAGCAAGTTGATTAGGCAACAGCTTGATCAAATGGGTATTGCTTATCGGTGGCCTGTGGCAAGAACTGGTGTAGTGGCCACACTTGGGTCTGGTTCTTCACCCTTTGTTGCTTTGAGAGCTGATATGGATGCTTTGCCTATTCAG GAAATGGTTGAGTGGGAGCACAAGAGTAAAGTAGATGGAAAAATGCATGCCTGCGGCCACGATGCGCATGCTGCAATGCTCCTCGGTGCTGCAAGGATCTTGAAACAATTGCAAGATACGTTACAG GGAACTGTCGTGCTTATATTTCAACCAGCTGAAGAACAAGGGCAAGGCGGTAAAGACATGATTGCAGAAGGGGTTCTTGACAATGTAGATGCCATTTTTGGGTTGCACACTGTGCATAGGTATCCTACTGGAGTGGTTGCTTCTCGGCCTGGAGAATTCCTTGCAGGATGTGGGAGTTTCAAAGCAAAGATAATTGGTAAAGGTGGTCATGCTGCAATTCCCCATGACTCCATTGATCCAATTTTGGCAGCATCAACAGCAGTGATTAGTTTGCAGAATATAGTTTCAAGGGAGATTGACCCTTTAGATTCCCAG GTGGTTTCTGTAGCTATGATCCATGGAGGTACTGCATTTAATGTCATACCAGACTCTGCTACAGTAGAAGGAACGTTCAGGGCTTTCAGCAAGAAGAGCTTCAATGCACTCAGGGAAAGAATAAAAGAG GTTATTGAAGGGCAGGCAGCTGTACATCGGTGCACTTGTGAGGTAAATTTCACAGGCACAGAACATCCCATAATCCCTCCAACAGTAAATGATGCCAGAATTTATGAACATGTTCGACGTGTTTCAATTGATATCGTAGGAGAAGGAAACGTTGAGCTAGCTCCTGTCTTCATGGGGAGTGAAGATTTTGCTTTCTACCTTGATAAAGTACCTGGATCCTTTTTATTTCTAGGGATGAGAAATGAGAAGGTTGGGAGTATATATCATCCACATAGCCCGTACTATACCATTGATGAGGATGTGTTCCCTATTGGAGCTTCAATATATGCGGTCGTTGCACACTCGTACCTTTCAAATTCAACAAGAAAGTTGAATTCTTAtgactaa
- the LOC118044647 gene encoding glutathione S-transferase U17, producing MAKSDVKLIGAWPSPFVMRPRIALNIKSEGYEFLEETLGSKSQLLLESNPVHKKIPVLIHDGKPICESLVIVEYIDEVWSSGPSILPSDPYDRALARFWAAYLDEKWFPTMRSIATAGEEAARKALIEQAGEGVMMLEDAFSRCSKGKGFFGGDQIGYLDIAFGSFLGWLRATEKTNGVKLIDETKTPSLFKWATSFSSHPAVKDVLPETQKLVEFAKVLAKFKAASSTS from the exons ATGGCTAAGAGTGATGTGAAGCTTATAGGGGCATGGCCGAGCCCTTTTGTGATGAGGCCAAGAATTGCCCTTAATATTAAATCTGAGGGGTATGAGTTTCTTGAGGAAACACTGGGATCCAAAAGCCAGCTTCTTCTTGAATCAAACCCTGTCCATAAGAAAATCCCAGTTCTGATTCATGATGGCAAGCCCATTTGTGAATCTCTTGTGATAGTGGAGTACATCGATGAGGTTTGGTCTTCTGGACCTTCCATCCTCCCCTCCGATCCTTATGATCGTGCCCTTGCTCGGTTTTGGGCTGCCTATCTCGATGAGAAG TGGTTTCCCACGATGAGAAGCATTGCAACAGCCGGAGAGGAGGCGGCTCGGAAGGCGTTGATAGAGCAAGCAGGAGAAGGGGTGATGATGCTGGAGGATGCATTTAGCAGGTGCAGCAAAGGGAAGGGTTTCTTTGGAGGAGATCAGATCGGGTACCTTGACATTGCATTTGGTTCCTTTTTGGGGTGGTTGAGAGCCACAGAGAAGACGAATGGAGTGAAGCTGATTGATGAAACCAAGACTCCTAGCCTCTTCAAATGGGCTACTAGTTTTTCTTCACATCCTGCTGTGAAGGATGTTCTTCCAGAGACACAGAAGCTTGTTGAGTTTGCCAAGGTTCTGGCCAAATTCAAAGCAGCCAGCTCGACCTCCTAA
- the LOC118044638 gene encoding uncharacterized protein: MRRCADIFLGYSFPHFSCHACLGFSPIRLPFLVGRYLSQSLHSSSNTRPFPNYSPKKPTILDAQLVHQISNAIKLRHSEPLRHILKSYESKFRSDHLIWVLMNIRHDYKLALDFFDWACLRRDPNLEARCIIVQIAVASKDLKLAHDLICDFWEKPNLDFDVSFTHFVDRLIYTYKQWGSDPHVFDIFFQVLIEVGMLDEARSFFDKLLNYGVVISTDSCNLYLARLSDNFDRLRISIKVFNEFPQVGVCWNTASCNIIINSLCRLGRVKEAHCLLMQMKFRGNAPDVVSYSTVINGYCLGGELQKVLKLIQEMQMKGLKPNLYTYNSIILLLCKSGKVDDAERVLREMINQGIVPDTVVYTTLIDGFCKLGNIQAAYKLFDEMEKQRIVPDFIAYTAVICGLCRCGKMMEADKVFNKMFSRGVEPDEVTYTTLIDGYCKSGEMEKAFSLHNQMVQSGLTPNVVTYTALADGLCKLGQVDTANELLHEMCGKGLQLNICTYNSLVNGLCKSGNITQAVKLMEEMEVAGMYPDTITFTTLMDAYCKTGEMVKAHELLREMLDRGLQPTVVTFNVLMNGFCMSGMLEDGERLLAWMLEKGIMPNTTTYNSLMKQYCIRNNMRGTTEIYKGMCARGVMPDSNTYNILIKGHCKARNMKEAWFLHKEMAEKGFNLTASSYNSIIKGFFKKKKISEARELFEEMRREGMAADAEIYNLFVDISYGEGNMETALELCDEAIENCFLTRIKKEKQ, encoded by the coding sequence ATGAGGAGGTGTGCCGATATTTTCTTGGGATATTCTTTTCCTCACTTTTCTTGTCATGCCTGCTTGGGTTTCTCTCCAATTCGTTTACCGTTCCTTGTTGGAAGATATTTGAGCCAAAGTCTTCATTCTTCATCCAATACCAGACCTTTTCCCAATTATTCTCCAAAGAAGCCCACCATTTTAGACGCTCAACTTGTTCATCAAATCTCAAATGCAATAAAGTTGCGTCACTCTGAGCCGCTCCGGCACATTCTAAAATCGTATGAGTCCAAGTTTAGGTCTGACCACCTAATTTGGGTTCTCATGAACATCAGACATGATTATAAATTGGCTTTAGATTTCTTTGACTGGGCATGCCTGCGCAGAGACCCAAACCTTGAAGCCCGTTGCATAATTGTTCAGATTGCTGTGGCTTCAAAGGATCTAAAATTGGCTCATGAtcttatttgtgatttttgggAAAAACCcaatttggattttgatgttTCATTCACTCATTTTGTTGACCGGTTAATATACACTTACAAGCAATGGGGTTCAGACCCCCATGTATTCGATATTTTCTTTCAAGTCCTGATTGAAGTTGGGATGCTTGATGAAGCAAGAAGTTTTTTTGACAAGTTATTGAATTATGGAGTGGTTATCTCTACAGATTCTTGTAACTTATATCTCGCACGCCTATCAGACAATTTTGATAGGCTTCGGATTTCTATAAAGGTATTCAATGAATTTCCTCAGGTTGGTGTCTGTTGGAATACTGCATCATGCAACATCATTATTAATTCTCTTTGTCGGTTAGGGAGAGTTAAAGAAGCCCATTGTTTGCTCATGCAAATGAAGTTTAGAGGCAATGCTCCTGATGTTGTAAGTTATAGCACTGTAATTAATGGGTATTGCCTTGGTGGGGAGCTGCAAAAGGTGCTGAAGCTCATCCAAGAAATGCAAATGAAGGGATTGAAGCCAAACTTATATACCTACAACAGCATAATCCTTCTTCTGTGTAAGAGTGGTAAAGTTGATGATGCTGAAAGGGTCTTGAGGGAGATGATAAACCAAGGAATAGTTCCCGACACCGTGGTCTACACAACTCTAATTGATGGTTTCTGCAAGTTAGGGAATATCCAAGCTGCTTACaagttgtttgatgaaatgGAGAAGCAGAGAATTGTTCCTGATTTTATAGCATATACTGCTGTTATTTGTGGGCTTTGTAGATGTGGAAAGATGATGGAAGCAGATAAGGTCTTTAACAAAATGTTTAGCAGAGGAGTGGAACCAGATGAAGTTACATATACCACACTTATTGATGGCTATTGTAAGTCAGGGGAGATGGAAAAGGCCTTTTCCCTTCATAACCAGATGGTCCAAAGTGGGCTGACTCCAAATGTTGTCACATACACTGCACTTGCTGATGGCCTTTGTAAGCTTGGGCAGGTAGATACAGCAAATGAGCTCCTTCATGAAATGTGCGGAAAGGGTCTTCAACTGAATATTTGCACTTATAACTCACTTGTTAATGGCCTTTGTAAATCAGGAAATATCACGCAAGCAGTAAAGTTGATGGAAGAAATGGAGGTGGCCGGGATGTATCCTGATACCATTACTTTTACCACTTTAATGGATGCTTATTGTAAGACAGGGGAGATGGTTAAGGCTCACGAGCTTCTGCGGGAAATGCTGGATAGAGGACTTCAACCCACAGTTGTTACATTCAATGTGCTCATGAATGGGTTTTGTATGTCAGGAATGCTGGAAGATGGTGAGAGGCTACTAGCATGGATGTTGGAGAAGGGTATAATGCCAAATACCACCACCTACAATTCTCTTATGAAGCAGTACTGCATTAGAAATAATATGCGTGGCACGACAGAGATTTATAAGGGAATGTGTGCACGGGGAGTAATGCCTGATAGCAACacctataatattttgataaaagggCATTGTAAAGCAAGGAATATGAAAGAAGCATGGTTTTTGCACAAAGAAATGGCTGAGAAGGGGTTTAATCTCACAGCTAGTTCTTACAATTCCATCATCAAGGGttttttcaagaagaaaaagatttcAGAGGCTAGAGAACTATTTGAAGAGATGAGAAGAGAAGGGATGGCTGCTGATGCAGAAATATACAACCTTTTTGTGGATATAAGCTACGGAGAAGGGAACATGGAAACTGCACTTGAGCTCTGTGATGAAGCAATAGAGAATTGTTTTTTGACcagaatcaagaaagaaaagcaaTAG